In one window of Archocentrus centrarchus isolate MPI-CPG fArcCen1 chromosome 11, fArcCen1, whole genome shotgun sequence DNA:
- the LOC115788833 gene encoding ictacalcin-like: MSDIQKAMALLISSFDKYSGKEGDKNTLSKDELKDLLQNEFGEMLCKANDRAAIDRIFKDLDTDKSNSVDFGEFVKMVCCLTQMCHEYFVSKK, translated from the exons ATGTCTGACATCCAGAAAGCCATGGCCCTGCTCATCAGCAGCTTCGATAAATACTCTGGCAAGGAGGGAGACAAAAACACCCTAAGCAAGGATGAGCTGAAGGACCTTCTTCAGAATGAGTTTGGAGAAATGCTTTGT AAAGCCAATGACAGGGCAGCAATAGACCGCATCTTCAAGGACTTGGACACAGATAAGAGCAACAGTGTGGATTTTGGTGAGTTTGTCAAGATGGTCTGCTGCCTCACTCAGATGTGCCACGAGTACTTCGTCTCCAAAAAATAA
- the LOC115788149 gene encoding protein S100-A10-like — protein MPSELENCMEGLIRVFHRYAKDGSLTRQNLRQLMEGELSNFLKSQKDPAAVDKIMKDLDANGDGLVNFEEFVSLVVGLSIACEQCYQVHMKKTGKK, from the exons ATGCCTTCAGAACTGGAAAACTGCATGGAAGGCCTTATCAGGGTCTTCCACCGTTACGCCAAGGACGGTTCGCTCACCCGGCAAAACCTCAGACAGTTAATGGAGGGTGAGCTTTCCAACTTCCTTAAG tctcaAAAGGATCCTGCTGCTGTGGACAAGATCATGAAAGACTTGGACGCCAATGGTGATGGTCTGGTGAACTTTGAGGAGTTTGTTTCTCTGGTTGTTGGACTTTCTATTGCCTGTGAGCAATGCTATCAAGTGCACATGAAGAAGACTGGAAAGAAGTAA